Proteins co-encoded in one Burkholderia ambifaria AMMD genomic window:
- a CDS encoding LysR family transcriptional regulator: MLNFRHLYYFWVVVKEGGFARAAERLDMAVQTISAQVRELEKSLGHQLLRPAGRGVTMTDAGQAAYARAEVIFEMGRLIPDEVRAAASQPTVRLAVGLADGISKLAAHAILAPVLDTPTLRLLCHEGEHDALLAELALHHLDLVLAGQGAPSGSNLRVTSERLVASPVDWYGPAALVTPAARQRFPHCLAELPVLLPTAHSALRARLDLWLERERIVPRVAGEFEDSALMAVFAARGLGVFPLSELGANDASLLRGLRRLGRAGDVTEEIHAIRSRRGEHHPLVSQLLAVAPSAPAG, translated from the coding sequence ATGCTGAATTTTCGCCATCTGTACTATTTCTGGGTCGTCGTGAAGGAAGGCGGCTTCGCGCGCGCCGCCGAGCGGCTCGACATGGCCGTCCAGACGATCAGCGCGCAGGTGCGCGAGCTGGAGAAGTCGCTCGGCCACCAGCTGCTGCGCCCGGCCGGGCGCGGCGTCACGATGACCGATGCGGGCCAGGCCGCGTATGCGCGCGCGGAGGTCATCTTCGAGATGGGTCGGCTGATCCCCGACGAGGTGCGCGCGGCGGCCAGCCAGCCGACCGTGCGGCTCGCGGTCGGCCTCGCGGACGGGATCTCGAAGCTGGCCGCGCATGCGATCCTCGCGCCGGTGCTCGACACGCCCACGCTTCGGCTGCTGTGTCACGAGGGCGAGCACGACGCGCTGCTCGCGGAACTGGCCCTGCATCACCTCGATCTCGTGCTGGCCGGCCAGGGGGCGCCTTCGGGGTCGAATCTGCGGGTGACGAGCGAGCGGCTCGTCGCGTCGCCGGTCGACTGGTACGGGCCCGCGGCGCTCGTCACGCCCGCCGCGCGGCAGCGCTTCCCGCACTGCCTCGCCGAGCTGCCAGTATTGCTGCCGACCGCCCATTCGGCGCTGCGCGCACGCCTGGACCTGTGGCTGGAGCGGGAACGGATCGTGCCCCGGGTGGCCGGGGAATTCGAGGACAGCGCGCTGATGGCCGTGTTCGCGGCACGCGGCCTCGGCGTGTTTCCGCTCAGCGAACTGGGCGCGAACGACGCGTCGCTGTTGCGCGGACTGCGCCGGCTCGGCCGTGCGGGCGATGTCACCGAGGAAATCCACGCGATCCGCTCGCGGCGCGGCGAACACCATCCGCTCGTGTCGCAATTGCTCGCCGTCGCGCCGTCGGCGCCGGCCGGCTGA
- a CDS encoding LysR family transcriptional regulator, with protein MRQIELRHLRYFVAVAQAGSVMAGARAAGIVQPALSRQIRELEAAIGTPLLIRRTTGVTLTAAGASFLQDATGLLATLQDSRERALRSAAGQLGELRLGALPNCLPLPVVANVLRAFRDACPDVKLSIAPMLSAEQAAALMRGQLDGGIMAWRRDEAPHLSGVRLLSDRFVLAMPAPPGGRFHAPRTLADVAHEPFVWFDAVRSAAHHRFVMAQCERAGFTPRIAQVGSDIPTLIGLVAAGMGCAFVPESASPTCPRTVRLVALDELASRFDIEFVFDGAAAPASPVVARFLDAVRDAAGHAE; from the coding sequence ATGCGCCAGATCGAACTGCGTCACCTGCGTTACTTCGTGGCGGTCGCGCAAGCCGGCAGCGTGATGGCCGGCGCCCGCGCGGCCGGCATCGTCCAGCCTGCGCTGTCGCGGCAGATCCGCGAGCTCGAGGCCGCGATCGGTACGCCGCTGCTGATCCGCCGCACGACGGGCGTCACGCTCACGGCGGCCGGCGCGAGTTTCCTGCAGGATGCGACGGGCCTGCTCGCGACGTTGCAGGACAGCCGCGAACGCGCGTTGCGCAGCGCGGCCGGCCAGCTCGGCGAACTGCGGCTCGGCGCGCTGCCGAACTGCCTGCCGCTGCCGGTCGTCGCGAACGTGCTCAGGGCGTTTCGCGACGCGTGTCCGGACGTGAAGCTGTCGATCGCGCCGATGCTGTCGGCCGAGCAGGCGGCGGCGCTGATGCGCGGCCAGCTCGACGGCGGCATCATGGCGTGGCGCCGCGACGAGGCACCGCATCTGTCGGGCGTGCGGCTGCTGAGCGACCGATTCGTGCTGGCGATGCCCGCGCCGCCCGGCGGGCGCTTTCACGCGCCGCGCACGCTCGCCGACGTCGCGCATGAACCGTTCGTGTGGTTCGACGCGGTGCGCTCCGCCGCGCACCATCGCTTCGTGATGGCGCAGTGCGAGCGCGCGGGCTTCACGCCGCGTATCGCGCAGGTCGGCAGCGACATCCCGACGCTGATCGGGCTCGTCGCGGCCGGCATGGGTTGCGCGTTCGTGCCGGAAAGCGCGTCGCCGACGTGCCCGCGCACGGTACGGCTCGTCGCGCTCGACGAACTCGCGAGCCGCTTCGACATCGAGTTCGTGTTCGACGGCGCGGCGGCGCCCGCTTCCCCCGTCGTCGCACGGTTTCTCGATGCCGTGCGCGACGCGGCCGGCCACGCGGAGTGA
- a CDS encoding Zn-dependent hydrolase, whose translation MKDLLEIDGARLWRSLADMARIGATPRGGVRRLALTDDDRRGRDLFAQWCRDAGMTVSVDAVGNLFARRDGTDAQAAPVLIGSHLDTQPEGGRFDGVYGVLAGLEVVRTLNDAGIVTGKPLEIVSWTNEEGARFAPAMLGSAVFTGALPLDDALAKQDADGITLGAALDACGCRGTRAAGGAVDAYFEAHIEQGPVLEANGTTIGIVTGGQAIRWLDVRVTGVAAHAGTTPMPYRKDAYFASAQMALELERIVAGYAPRGLATIGQVGIRNASRNTIAGDVTFTVDLRHHDDAQVDAMERALRDAYARVAAARGVQVAIDTCWRSPATPFDRGCVELVAQAAQAFGYTNERIVSGAGHDAIVLARRVPTAMVFIPCVDGLSHNEAEDALPDDVTRGTNVLLNAVLARAGVATRVAAAAAAHDA comes from the coding sequence ATGAAAGACCTGTTGGAAATCGACGGTGCCCGCCTGTGGCGGAGCCTGGCCGACATGGCGCGCATCGGCGCGACGCCGCGCGGCGGCGTGCGGCGCCTCGCGCTGACCGACGACGACCGGCGCGGGCGCGACCTGTTCGCGCAGTGGTGTCGCGACGCGGGGATGACGGTGAGCGTCGACGCGGTCGGCAACCTGTTCGCGCGGCGCGACGGCACCGATGCGCAGGCCGCGCCGGTGCTGATCGGCAGCCATCTCGACACGCAGCCCGAAGGCGGGCGCTTCGATGGCGTGTACGGCGTGCTCGCCGGGCTCGAAGTCGTGCGCACGCTCAACGATGCGGGCATCGTGACCGGCAAGCCGCTCGAGATCGTGTCGTGGACCAACGAGGAGGGCGCGCGTTTCGCGCCGGCGATGCTCGGCTCGGCCGTGTTCACGGGCGCGCTGCCGCTCGACGACGCGCTCGCGAAGCAGGACGCCGACGGCATCACGCTCGGCGCCGCGCTGGACGCATGCGGCTGTCGCGGCACGCGTGCGGCGGGCGGCGCGGTCGACGCGTATTTCGAAGCGCATATCGAACAGGGGCCCGTGCTCGAGGCGAACGGCACGACGATCGGCATCGTCACGGGCGGGCAGGCGATCCGCTGGCTCGACGTGCGCGTGACGGGCGTGGCCGCGCACGCGGGCACGACGCCGATGCCGTATCGCAAGGACGCGTATTTCGCGAGCGCGCAGATGGCGCTCGAACTGGAACGCATCGTCGCCGGCTACGCGCCGCGCGGGCTCGCGACGATCGGGCAGGTCGGCATCCGCAACGCGTCGCGCAACACGATCGCCGGCGACGTGACGTTCACCGTCGACCTGCGCCATCACGACGACGCGCAAGTCGATGCGATGGAGCGCGCGCTGCGTGACGCATACGCGCGCGTGGCCGCGGCGCGCGGCGTGCAGGTCGCGATCGATACCTGCTGGCGCAGCCCCGCGACGCCGTTCGACCGCGGCTGCGTCGAGCTGGTCGCGCAGGCGGCGCAGGCATTTGGTTATACGAACGAACGGATCGTCAGCGGCGCCGGTCACGATGCGATCGTGCTCGCGCGCCGCGTGCCGACCGCGATGGTGTTCATCCCGTGCGTCGACGGGCTGTCGCACAACGAGGCCGAGGACGCGCTGCCCGACGACGTGACGCGCGGCACCAACGTGCTGCTCAACGCGGTGCTCGCGCGGGCGGGCGTCGCGACGCGCGTGGCTGCAGCGGCAGCCGCGCACGATGCATGA
- a CDS encoding DUF2242 domain-containing protein: MHNRFRLFSVSCALAAAAVLAACSSPPKPIYQQEQFDAATSPYAHTFRSKSDAACEAARRALLSQGYVVSSSRNDAVDGSKNFQPNNDMHVVIEFHVVCADATADGTSSIAYVNAVQDRYTLKKSNTSASVGLSVFGSLSLPIGSSDDALVKTASETIPAGVFYERFFNLVEHFLKIDPARRDRATVKAAEKEPVAPLPEPAPTPQGEPMKMTTPVVPTPPAAPVPLSVPSVAPTPGTPVVPAVPAPASAVVAPGAMRGVVPGAAPASAPVPASAPASAAPTPASASTLAASMPAASTSAASMPAASTSADSMRGASTPAASTSAASTSAASTPVAATTAAATPVSATPVSAASAPVPSSATSTAADKAPVSATAAPLASSASIGASAPAAN, from the coding sequence ATGCACAACCGATTTCGCCTGTTTTCCGTTTCGTGCGCGCTCGCGGCCGCGGCCGTGCTGGCGGCGTGCTCGTCGCCGCCCAAGCCGATCTACCAGCAGGAGCAGTTCGACGCGGCGACCAGCCCGTATGCGCACACGTTCCGCTCGAAATCCGACGCGGCCTGCGAGGCCGCGCGTCGCGCGCTGCTGAGCCAGGGCTATGTCGTGTCGTCGTCGCGCAACGATGCGGTCGACGGCAGCAAGAATTTCCAGCCGAACAACGACATGCACGTCGTGATCGAGTTTCACGTCGTGTGCGCGGACGCGACCGCGGACGGCACGTCGAGCATCGCGTACGTGAACGCGGTGCAGGACCGCTACACGCTGAAGAAGTCGAATACGTCGGCCAGCGTCGGGCTGAGCGTGTTCGGGTCGCTGTCGCTGCCGATCGGTTCGAGCGACGACGCGCTCGTGAAAACGGCGAGCGAGACGATTCCCGCCGGCGTGTTCTACGAGCGCTTCTTCAATCTGGTCGAGCATTTCCTGAAGATCGATCCCGCCCGCCGCGACCGCGCCACCGTGAAAGCGGCCGAGAAGGAGCCCGTCGCGCCGCTGCCCGAACCCGCGCCGACGCCGCAGGGCGAGCCGATGAAGATGACGACGCCCGTGGTGCCGACGCCGCCGGCGGCGCCCGTGCCGCTGTCGGTGCCGAGCGTCGCGCCGACGCCGGGTACGCCCGTCGTGCCGGCCGTGCCTGCGCCGGCATCGGCCGTGGTTGCGCCGGGGGCAATGCGCGGTGTCGTGCCGGGAGCCGCGCCGGCTTCGGCTCCGGTGCCGGCTTCGGCACCTGCGTCTGCTGCTCCGACGCCGGCTTCTGCTTCGACGCTCGCTGCTTCGATGCCGGCTGCTTCGACGTCGGCCGCTTCGATGCCGGCTGCTTCGACGTCGGCTGATTCGATGCGGGGCGCTTCGACGCCGGCCGCTTCGACATCGGCCGCTTCGACGTCGGCTGCTTCGACGCCAGTGGCTGCCACGACGGCGGCCGCAACGCCGGTATCGGCCACGCCCGTATCCGCGGCATCCGCACCTGTGCCGTCGAGCGCCACTTCGACGGCCGCAGACAAAGCGCCTGTATCGGCAACTGCCGCTCCCCTCGCCTCGTCCGCGTCGATCGGCGCCAGCGCGCCCGCCGCGAACTAA
- a CDS encoding zf-TFIIB domain-containing protein — protein MKCPVCKTPDLLMAERQSIEIDYCPTCRGVWLDRGELDKLIARETGEVPARRDEPVVRHDAHAPRGRDDGWGRDGRPHDDRYRHDGQRRKKSMFDLFDFD, from the coding sequence ATGAAATGTCCGGTCTGCAAGACGCCCGACCTGCTGATGGCCGAGCGCCAGTCGATCGAGATCGACTACTGTCCGACGTGCCGTGGCGTGTGGCTCGATCGTGGCGAACTCGACAAGCTGATCGCACGCGAAACCGGCGAGGTGCCGGCACGCCGCGACGAGCCGGTGGTGCGGCACGATGCCCACGCGCCGCGCGGGCGTGACGATGGCTGGGGGCGCGACGGTCGCCCGCACGACGACCGTTACCGGCACGACGGCCAGCGTCGCAAGAAGTCGATGTTCGACCTGTTCGATTTCGATTGA
- a CDS encoding Hsp20/alpha crystallin family protein, which yields MNMSQMSQNLTERRNGALHAASAEAARRPALTPAVDIVEDARRVTLRADLPGVPRENLDVKVHDNTLTIEADTRIDTPADLRVRHAEVRAPRFVRTFVLSPDLDTSQIDASLRDGVLTLTIPRREETRPRRIDVTAGNA from the coding sequence ATGAATATGAGCCAGATGAGCCAGAACCTGACCGAACGCCGCAACGGTGCCCTCCATGCGGCATCCGCCGAAGCCGCGCGCCGGCCCGCGCTCACGCCGGCCGTCGATATCGTCGAGGACGCGCGGCGCGTCACGCTGCGCGCCGACCTGCCCGGCGTGCCGCGCGAGAACCTCGACGTGAAGGTGCACGACAACACGCTGACGATCGAAGCCGACACGCGCATCGACACGCCGGCCGACCTGCGCGTGCGCCATGCCGAAGTCCGCGCGCCGCGCTTCGTGCGCACGTTCGTGCTGAGCCCCGATCTCGACACGTCGCAAATCGATGCGAGCCTGCGCGACGGCGTGCTCACGTTGACGATTCCGCGCCGTGAGGAAACACGCCCGCGCCGCATCGACGTGACGGCCGGCAACGCGTAA
- a CDS encoding MFS transporter: MNPTTSSPSRPGGSATLPLLALAAGAFGIGTTEFSPMGLLPVIADGVHVSIPQAGMLISAYAIGVMVGAPLMTLLLARWSRRSALIALMSIFTIGNLLSAIAPDYTTLLLARLVTSLNHGAFFGLGSVVAAGLVPRERQASAVATMFMGLTIANVGGVPAATWLGQMIGWRMSFAATAALGLIAIAGLFAALPKGEAGKMPNLRAELSVLTRPVVLGALATTVLGAGAMFTLYTYVAPTLEHVTGATPGFVTAMLVLIGVGFSIGNIAGGRLADRSLDATLIGFLVLLIVTMAGFPLLARTHVGAAATLLVWGVATFAVVPPLQMRVMRAAHEAPGLASAVNIGAFNLGNALGAAAGGAAISAGFGYAAVPLVGGLIAAAGLALVALQRMQRRRGAVAANS, from the coding sequence GTGAACCCCACGACTTCTTCTCCTTCCCGCCCGGGCGGCAGCGCCACGCTGCCGCTGCTGGCGCTCGCCGCCGGTGCGTTCGGCATCGGCACGACCGAGTTCTCGCCGATGGGCCTGCTGCCCGTGATCGCCGACGGCGTCCACGTGTCGATTCCGCAGGCCGGCATGCTGATCAGCGCGTATGCGATCGGCGTGATGGTCGGCGCGCCGCTGATGACGCTGCTGCTCGCGCGCTGGTCGCGCCGCTCGGCGCTGATCGCACTGATGTCGATCTTCACGATCGGCAACCTGCTGTCGGCCATCGCGCCCGACTACACGACGCTGCTGCTCGCACGACTCGTCACGAGCCTCAACCACGGCGCGTTCTTCGGGCTCGGCTCGGTGGTCGCGGCCGGCCTCGTGCCGCGTGAACGGCAGGCCAGCGCGGTCGCGACGATGTTCATGGGCCTCACGATCGCGAACGTCGGCGGCGTGCCGGCCGCGACCTGGCTCGGCCAGATGATCGGCTGGCGCATGTCGTTCGCGGCCACCGCCGCGCTCGGACTGATCGCGATCGCCGGCCTGTTCGCCGCGCTGCCGAAGGGCGAGGCCGGCAAGATGCCGAACCTGCGTGCCGAACTGTCGGTGCTCACGCGCCCCGTCGTGCTCGGCGCGCTCGCGACCACGGTGCTCGGCGCCGGCGCGATGTTCACGCTCTACACGTACGTCGCCCCGACGCTCGAACACGTGACCGGCGCGACGCCCGGTTTCGTGACCGCGATGCTCGTGCTGATCGGCGTCGGCTTCTCGATCGGCAACATCGCCGGCGGCCGCCTCGCCGACCGCTCGCTCGACGCCACGCTGATCGGCTTCCTGGTGCTGCTGATCGTGACGATGGCCGGGTTCCCGCTGCTCGCCCGCACGCATGTCGGCGCGGCGGCCACGCTGCTGGTGTGGGGTGTCGCGACGTTCGCGGTGGTCCCGCCGCTGCAGATGCGCGTGATGCGTGCCGCACACGAAGCGCCGGGCCTCGCATCGGCCGTCAACATCGGCGCGTTCAACCTCGGCAATGCGCTCGGCGCGGCAGCCGGCGGCGCGGCGATCTCGGCCGGCTTCGGCTACGCGGCCGTGCCGCTCGTCGGCGGGCTGATCGCCGCGGCCGGGCTCGCGCTGGTCGCGCTGCAAAGGATGCAACGCCGCCGCGGGGCGGTCGCCGCGAACTCGTAA
- a CDS encoding Hsp20/alpha crystallin family protein, with protein MSGIHYGYDLFDEFARVQRQVASLFGEHPAGIRAVRPSAFPALNVGATDDAIEIVAFAPGMAAADFDVSIDKDLLTISGERKPVPQDASDDLRTYAQERFHGAFRRVVELPQNADADNVSARYENGCLLIRVGRREAAKPRAITVQ; from the coding sequence ATGAGCGGCATCCATTACGGCTACGACCTGTTCGACGAATTCGCCCGCGTGCAGCGGCAGGTGGCGAGCCTGTTCGGCGAGCATCCGGCCGGCATCCGCGCGGTGCGGCCGAGCGCGTTTCCCGCGCTGAACGTCGGCGCGACCGACGACGCGATCGAGATCGTCGCGTTCGCCCCCGGCATGGCCGCGGCCGACTTCGACGTATCGATCGACAAGGACCTGCTGACGATCAGCGGCGAGCGCAAGCCCGTGCCGCAGGACGCCAGCGACGACCTGCGCACCTACGCGCAGGAGCGCTTTCACGGTGCATTCCGTCGCGTCGTCGAGCTGCCTCAGAACGCCGACGCCGACAACGTCAGCGCCCGCTATGAAAACGGCTGCCTGCTGATTCGCGTCGGCCGGCGCGAGGCAGCGAAGCCGCGTGCGATCACCGTTCAGTAA
- a CDS encoding TerC family protein yields MDYLLTLAADPAVWAALLTLVVMEVVLGIDNLIFISILSNKLPEAQRARTQRLGIGLALVMRLALLGSVAWIASLTEPVFTLFDHAFSWRDMILLAGGLFLVWKATTEIHHHVSHDADGSGASGGAAGLTVWAAIGQIVMLDIVFSIDSIVTAIGMTEHVPIMFVAVIVAVSVMLFAAQPLARFIDRNPTIVMLALSFLVVIGMTLIAEGFGSHVPKGYIYAAMAFSAFVEGMNMLARRAKAKRAARGEGH; encoded by the coding sequence ATGGACTATCTGCTGACGCTTGCCGCCGACCCCGCCGTCTGGGCCGCGCTCCTGACGCTCGTCGTGATGGAAGTCGTGCTCGGCATCGACAACCTGATCTTCATCTCGATCCTCAGCAACAAGCTGCCGGAAGCGCAGCGCGCCCGCACGCAGCGCCTGGGCATCGGGCTCGCGCTCGTGATGCGCCTCGCGCTGCTCGGCAGCGTTGCGTGGATCGCCAGCCTCACCGAACCGGTGTTCACGCTGTTCGATCACGCGTTCTCGTGGCGCGACATGATCCTGCTGGCGGGCGGCCTGTTCCTCGTGTGGAAGGCGACTACCGAGATCCATCATCACGTGTCGCATGACGCCGACGGCTCGGGTGCGTCCGGCGGCGCGGCCGGCCTGACCGTCTGGGCCGCGATCGGCCAGATCGTGATGCTCGACATCGTGTTCTCGATCGACAGCATCGTGACCGCGATCGGCATGACCGAGCACGTGCCAATCATGTTCGTCGCGGTGATCGTCGCGGTGAGCGTGATGCTGTTCGCCGCCCAGCCGCTCGCACGCTTCATCGACCGCAACCCGACCATCGTGATGCTCGCGCTGTCGTTCCTCGTCGTGATCGGCATGACGCTGATCGCGGAAGGTTTCGGTTCGCACGTGCCGAAGGGCTATATCTACGCGGCGATGGCGTTCTCGGCGTTCGTCGAGGGTATGAACATGCTGGCGCGTCGCGCGAAGGCCAAGCGCGCGGCACGCGGCGAAGGTCACTGA
- a CDS encoding histone deacetylase family protein — protein MKTYFHPEQLLHHPRTYLSRGRMREPQEVPERAARLVAAVRSLDFDVREPADRGTAPIAAVHDMNYLRFLEEAHRDWKRMPDDWGDEVMSNVFVRDPNPLRGVLAKAARYLADGSCPVGANTWCAAYWSAQSALAAAADVNDGARDAYALCRPPGHHARRDAAGGFCYLNNAAIAAQALLGRHWRVAILDTDMHHGQGVQEIFYGRDDVLYVSIHGDPTNFYPVVAGYEEETGAGPGDGYNLNLPMPHGAPESTFFERLDDALRALARFQPEALVLALGFDIYKDDPQSQVAVTTDGFGRLGGAIGALGLPTVIVQEGGYHLESLDANARAFFGGFAAAR, from the coding sequence ATGAAAACCTATTTCCACCCCGAACAGTTGCTGCACCATCCGCGGACCTACCTGTCGCGCGGCAGGATGCGCGAGCCACAGGAAGTGCCCGAGCGCGCGGCGCGGCTGGTCGCGGCCGTGCGTTCGCTCGACTTCGACGTGCGCGAGCCGGCCGACCGCGGCACCGCGCCGATCGCGGCCGTGCACGACATGAACTACCTGCGTTTTCTGGAGGAAGCGCACCGCGACTGGAAACGGATGCCCGACGACTGGGGCGACGAAGTGATGTCGAACGTGTTCGTGCGCGATCCGAATCCGCTGCGCGGCGTGCTCGCGAAAGCCGCGCGCTATCTCGCAGACGGCAGCTGTCCGGTCGGCGCGAACACGTGGTGCGCCGCGTACTGGTCCGCACAGAGCGCGCTCGCGGCCGCGGCGGACGTCAACGACGGCGCGCGCGACGCGTACGCGCTGTGCCGCCCGCCCGGCCATCACGCGCGCCGCGATGCGGCCGGCGGCTTCTGTTACCTGAACAACGCGGCGATCGCCGCGCAGGCGCTGCTCGGCCGCCATTGGCGCGTCGCGATCCTCGACACCGACATGCATCACGGGCAGGGCGTGCAGGAAATCTTCTACGGCCGCGACGACGTGCTGTACGTGTCGATCCACGGCGACCCGACCAATTTCTATCCGGTCGTCGCCGGCTACGAGGAAGAGACGGGCGCGGGGCCCGGCGACGGCTACAACCTGAACCTGCCGATGCCGCACGGCGCGCCCGAGTCGACCTTCTTCGAGCGGCTCGACGACGCGCTGCGCGCGCTCGCGCGGTTCCAGCCGGAGGCGCTCGTGCTCGCGCTCGGCTTCGACATCTACAAGGACGACCCGCAATCGCAGGTGGCCGTCACGACCGACGGGTTCGGCCGGCTCGGCGGCGCGATCGGCGCGCTCGGCTTGCCGACGGTGATCGTGCAGGAGGGCGGCTATCACCTCGAGAGCCTCGATGCGAATGCGCGTGCATTCTTCGGCGGGTTCGCCGCCGCGCGCTGA
- a CDS encoding pyridoxal-phosphate dependent enzyme codes for MPLHIPTPYIRSQIASRRLGTNIRLKLDALQPSGSFKLRGIGAVCEARHAAGARRFVSSSGGNAGIGVAYCGRELGVPVLVVVPETASARARELIRVEGAEVVVHGASWVEANAFALAAVGAQDAFVHPFDDPVLWQGHATMIDEMALTGPKPDAVVLSVGGGGLLCGVLEGLARNGWHDVPVVAVETEGADSYARSVAQGRPVELPAITSVATTLGAKRPCDAAVEWATRHPIHPVVVTDAQAVAASLRFLDEHRIVVEPACGAALAALEQSVPVLASASDIAVIVCGGVTATVEQLQTLNATLR; via the coding sequence ATGCCGCTTCATATCCCGACTCCCTATATCCGTTCGCAAATCGCGTCGCGCCGCCTCGGCACGAACATCCGGCTGAAGCTCGACGCGCTGCAGCCGTCCGGTTCGTTCAAGTTGCGCGGCATCGGCGCGGTTTGCGAAGCGCGGCATGCGGCCGGCGCGCGCCGGTTCGTGTCGTCGTCGGGCGGCAATGCGGGCATCGGGGTCGCGTATTGCGGCCGTGAACTCGGCGTGCCGGTGCTCGTCGTCGTGCCGGAAACCGCGTCGGCCCGCGCGCGCGAGCTGATTCGTGTCGAAGGCGCGGAGGTGGTCGTGCACGGCGCGAGCTGGGTGGAGGCGAACGCGTTCGCGCTGGCGGCCGTCGGCGCGCAGGACGCGTTCGTGCATCCGTTCGACGACCCGGTGCTGTGGCAAGGGCACGCGACGATGATCGACGAGATGGCGCTGACCGGCCCGAAGCCCGACGCGGTCGTGCTGTCGGTCGGCGGCGGCGGGCTGCTGTGCGGCGTGCTCGAGGGGCTTGCGCGCAACGGCTGGCACGACGTGCCGGTGGTCGCGGTCGAGACGGAGGGCGCCGACAGCTATGCGCGCTCGGTCGCGCAGGGGCGCCCGGTCGAGTTGCCGGCGATCACGAGCGTCGCGACGACGCTCGGCGCGAAGCGGCCGTGCGATGCGGCGGTCGAATGGGCGACGCGGCATCCGATTCATCCGGTCGTCGTGACGGATGCGCAGGCGGTGGCGGCGTCGTTGCGGTTCCTGGACGAGCACCGGATCGTCGTCGAGCCGGCGTGCGGCGCGGCGCTGGCCGCGCTCGAGCAGTCGGTGCCAGTGCTTGCGTCGGCGTCGGACATCGCGGTGATCGTGTGCGGCGGCGTGACGGCGACGGTCGAGCAACTGCAGACGTTGAACGCGACGTTGCGGTAA
- a CDS encoding 3-hydroxyacyl-CoA dehydrogenase NAD-binding domain-containing protein — protein sequence MDIQRIAIVGAGVIGASWAAFYLSQGFDVVATDPAPQADARLRDALAGFLGERAAELSARLSFDADLVRALGGVDFVQENGPERLDLKRALYRQMDDVLPARVPIASSSSGLKMSEIQTACDKHPERCLIAHPFNPPHLIPLVELVGGDATDPAVIARVKAFYDALGKQTIVLNKEMTGHVANRLAAALFREVYHLVGEGVVSVADADKAVAWGPGLRWGLMGQCLTYHLGGGAGGIAHFLEHLSGPITTWWDDLGTPSFDPAVDRKLNDELRAIQGERSMQELAAERDRLLVELIDARRRSFLP from the coding sequence ATGGACATTCAACGCATCGCGATCGTTGGTGCCGGCGTGATCGGCGCGAGCTGGGCGGCTTTCTATCTGTCGCAGGGCTTCGACGTCGTCGCGACCGATCCCGCGCCGCAGGCCGACGCGCGGCTGCGCGACGCACTCGCCGGGTTTCTCGGCGAACGCGCCGCCGAGCTTTCCGCGCGGCTGTCGTTCGACGCGGATCTCGTGCGCGCGCTCGGCGGCGTCGATTTCGTGCAGGAGAACGGCCCCGAACGGCTCGACCTGAAGCGCGCGTTGTACCGGCAGATGGACGACGTGCTGCCGGCGCGCGTGCCGATCGCGTCGAGTTCGTCGGGCCTGAAGATGTCGGAGATCCAGACCGCGTGCGACAAGCATCCGGAACGCTGCCTGATCGCGCATCCGTTCAACCCGCCGCACCTGATTCCGCTCGTCGAGCTGGTCGGCGGCGACGCGACCGACCCGGCCGTGATCGCGCGCGTGAAGGCGTTCTACGACGCGCTCGGCAAGCAGACCATCGTGCTCAACAAGGAAATGACCGGCCACGTTGCGAACCGGCTCGCCGCCGCGCTGTTTCGCGAGGTGTATCACCTGGTCGGCGAAGGCGTGGTGAGCGTCGCCGATGCGGACAAGGCCGTCGCGTGGGGGCCGGGCTTGCGCTGGGGGCTGATGGGGCAGTGCCTGACCTATCACCTCGGCGGCGGCGCGGGCGGGATCGCGCACTTCCTCGAACACCTGTCGGGGCCGATCACGACGTGGTGGGACGACCTCGGCACGCCGTCGTTCGATCCGGCCGTCGATCGCAAGCTGAACGACGAACTGCGCGCGATCCAGGGCGAGCGTTCGATGCAGGAACTGGCGGCCGAGCGCGACCGGCTGCTCGTCGAGCTGATCGACGCGCGGCGGCGCAGCTTCCTGCCCTGA